In Prinia subflava isolate CZ2003 ecotype Zambia chromosome 8, Cam_Psub_1.2, whole genome shotgun sequence, the genomic window TACACTGtagcctccatccctgcctgcctggatgcccctgctgcagctgcagaatttCTGATACATATCATTTATTACTTTGGGATCTGCTCACCTCTGCCATTACAGCTCTGCTCagaggttcctgctgcagctcctttcacTATCCTGAGGTGCATCGGGACCAGCTGTTTCCCGTGAGTTTCCAAAGGAAGCCCCTTCTCCATGGCCGAGCTGggccacagcgccccctgcagctGCGGGGGAATCACCgcacctgccctgcccggccgggagccagcagcgcccctGCCGGCTGTGCCCGGAACTGCACCAAAGGGGAAggtgcctgcagccaggggaaggCTGGCACTGGGTCTCTCCATCTGTTTGTTGTTTgctgttgtttgctttgttacacacacacacacacacacacaaagaactgctattccttttcccatatctttgcctgaaagccctgtaatttcaaagttataataattcagagggaagggggtcatattctccattccaagggagtCTCCcaccttccttggcagacacctgtGTTTCACAGGTTGTCTCATCAACACAACTGTTGTTGACAAAGTAACTggttttttagaaagaaaaagcaatacTCTTTCAAGTTGGATGATTGGTCTAAGCATATCttaagagcaaagaaaacatcctagcagagatgaaaaaaaaccagtaatTCCTACCATGCAGTGGGATAGTGACCTTCTGTCTTGCTTTTCCTGGTCCTGTAGTGGTTGTCATGGTCAGCACTGTCTGGGCAGGAGATGTTGACACGTTTTCAGCACCAATGCTTGACGCTGGAGCAATTGTCAGCTTAGTTCCTTTCATTAAGATTTTTTCCATCTGCATTTCTTTGGGGCTGTCATCTCCAAAGAGCCTTCTCTTAGCACTTCCAGCTGTAGGAGAACTGTAGCGCTCGTGAACAGAGATTGGAGACAATGGCTGCATGTCTGGCAtgtcaaggaagaaaaaataaaccaaacaaaaccttaACAACAACAGTTTAATGGAAATACTTCTGCAGAGAAGGGGAaatgtgtcttggtttgaaagacaggtatttgCTAGGGAGGGATACTTTCCAACTACACTAGCAGAGATCACTTGTAGCTCAGGCCTGCTCTCAGAGTTCACTGTTCTGCGGTCATAAAAACAAGATCTATAGTCTGACTGACTCCTGCAGTCACCCCAGACAGTGCAGTTCTGCCATCAGGTATCACACAGAAGCTGAGCAGCCACTCTGATCCACAGAGACCGAGGAACATACAGGATCACAGCTACTTACTCCAGTCAGCCTAGCAATTAGTAATATTTGCAAGTGTTACTCCTGTGAACACATTCTTCTAGTCAGCCTAGCAATTAGTAATATTTGCAAGTGTTACTCCTGTGAACACATTCTTCTACAGGAACCCTAACCACATTCCTTGGACATGCTGTCTTCCCTATGTTATGGCTTTCAAACTCTCTCTTAACTGCCCTCAGTCAGGTGACTCTAccctcacacagccccagtTCCTCTCAGACTTTTCTGTTGCTTTCAAACATTTACTCCAGTAGTAAGCCTGAAATACACAGCACTAATGTTCAGGCAGTCTGTGACAATACGAGTGACAAGTTTCCTATTTCCCATGAATCTGAAATTATCTGGATAACCGGCCAGGTAAGATTGATTGGAGACCTTATTCTAACTCTGCCAAGATGGTTATCTTGGTACCAAAGACAAATAAACATTTCCTATCCCCACCATCCTCCAATGGAATACAGAAGAAGTCTCTAGTACCAGATTCTCATATACAAAGCTGTGTTTTACACAGCCTTCCGCATATATAAGATACCATCTCTGATCTGGTTCCTCTTACATCAGTGAACCCTAACACAGCAACTGCTTGTAGATCTCCTTCCTAAGGAGTATTTAAAAGAGCACCAAACAGCCTTGTTTGTTGCCAGACAAACACCAAAGAAGGCAGTATTACACAACCCACCAGTCCATGGTGCATCTGCAAGAACATATGGACCAGTGTCTGGGATACAACAAAAGCAGCAATTCCTAACTAGAGAAGCATGCAAAGGaaacagcagtgctggcactgcttcTGCACCCTCACTGTCAGTAGACAGTTCTATGTGAGATCCAGGAATCTGTAAATAGCAGTTGTTCAGAGGACAGAACACTGTAGGCAAAGCACTGTCCTCCACCTCTGCACAAACAGTTCTGTAGGAACTGGAGAAAAAAGTTCTGTAGGAAACAGTTCTGTAGGAGCAGGAATAAAGGTAGTTCTgtcattacattaaaaaaaaaaaggtcaccTAAAATCCAGTCAAACTCACTGAACATAAACTAatggaaagcaaataaaacctgTTCAAAAAATTCAAACATCAATGGACAATAAGTAATTAGATGACAACCCACCTCAGAGTAAGGTCACCCTGGCATCAAACCAGCAGCAAAACCTACTCCAGTCCAGAAGGGAAGCACTGTCACCACTGTCTGCTGCCAGTGAGTCACACCACTGGTTTGACTGGGTGCATCTAAACCTTCGCTTGATCAAATAAACTTCACGATTCCCAACACTCAATACAGATTCAAGGTTGCTTTTTGTAGTTACAAAGAGGTTTAAAACCCCTCTCCCCAAATTCTCACATTCAAATATCAGAAGCCTTGAACATACCTCGTCTTAAACTCCCACCAAGATCTGTCCGAACCTCTTTAACTCGAGGATGAATTATGGGAGATAATGGCATCATGGGTAAGTGCCCAAACCCACTCCCTCCATTGCTGGCCTCAAAATTACTGGGAAATATTACCTGAGAAATAAGAAATGTCAGCATAAGATAACAAATTAATTTCCCTTCTTTGTGACCATCTGTTGATAGAAGATTTTGTGCAGTAATGGTGTCATTTGAACAGTTTTCTGTAGAAAACAGCAAGTGAGAAAAAGAACATGAATTTCCTGGTAAAAGAAATGAGAACACATACCTCTTCACAGGTTGGGACTTTGTTTTCTGAGGCCTCGAGTGCATTCCAGAGTGCCGAGTTCTGAGTCCAGGCCAGACTCTCCAGAATCTGTTCCTCAATGCTGTTGAGGTGCTTCACCATGTCTCTGGAAAGTCCTTCCTCAGACCGAATCAGCACTTCAATAACCTGACAGCaatgacacacacacagagcaatgTCACACTGCTCATGTTTAACACCATCAAACTGTTATTTATTTCAGGCTCCTGTTCTAAACGTCAACACAGTGCTTCAGCCTCCTCCTCACATCTTCATCTTCCCCAACCCTCTCctgattcctttttttaaacCCCTTTCCCAAAGTAACCTGGGACCTGGAAGAGGATAGCAGATACACCATCAGTGCAGAACAAGCGACTCCAGCAGTTTTTAGGGGCTTCTCTCACCACTGCTAACTGTGCACAAGTGAAAGCACTGGGCACATGCAGCACTTATCTGGGAGATGTGATCAGCTACACCTGCTCAGCAGGGTTGTGACAGCGCCAGCATTTCAGCTCTCCTTCCTCACAAACAAGCAGCCCATAACATGAGGAGCTGAAAACCACTGCTTTGAAGTTTCATTTAATAAGCACTCAGAACCCTTAACATGGACAAATGAGGGTTGAACAGAGCTGGCTGATCCTCTGCAATATCATACTCCAACACAAGATTCACCCTGTGTTATTCCTGTCAGAGGAGCATTCAGCCTGTTTTTCTAAAGCTCCAGAGATGGAAATGCCATAAAAGTTCCCTGGATATTGATATGTTGATATGGATATTGATAACAATTAATATGTTTAGTTATTCCTGCTACAGAAGCTACACCCAGAGAACAAAGTTACAGATATCACAAGTCTCTCTTGTCTGAGACCTTTGCAACGGCAATTTTTGTCCAAATAAGAGTGCTGCAAGAATATACACTGAAtagctgagaaaattcaaacCAAACATAAGTCTGTTCCAGAAAGTTGGATATGCACCAGTTTTAATGGAAGCTACCAACAGCCACAGCAATGATTTGCTATAGCTCCAGTACTGCCCTACAGATGAGGagtaaaggaaaaaggaaggataGAATATGAACCAACTTTCCCAAAGGCTTCCACTTTTTGGTTGCTGTCTAACAGCACTATTTAGTTTATTCAGAACTAATCCCAGTAAGCTGCAAGGCATCCAGCAAAAACTGGAGGCATATGGATAGGTGATAAAAGGATCGAAGTACTCAAAAATCAAGTTACACTGGAAGTGGGGAAAATGCAGTTAAATAAAGAGCAAAACCAGAGAACTCCCTGGAAACGTTATTCTGTGTTCTGCTACATaaaggaaaaacccccaaacttagCAAAGCAGGCCTGTGATAAGTAGAAGCGGCCAAAGGTAACATTTCAGATCTGTATCTGCTATTTCAGAACTACATGGCAGTCAACAGATATAAATGTCAACAAAATATATGCTTGAAGGCTTTAGTCTAGCAAACGTTAATCAGCAGTATGTTACAGATCAGTACCATTCACAAAATGGgttcttttctttatatttcagCTTCAGCTTTGGCATTACACCTTCCAAGTAATACATTTCAGGACAGCCAGCATTAAGAACAGGCCTAATGCACAGTTAGTATCGGTCCTTGTCTTACCTGATTCCCTAGGGAGGAAGAGCATCATCCTCTATGACTCTATCAGTAATGTGCCATTTTTAATACAGATCCTGTAGTAAGCCAATGTTTATTTACCTTATAGAAATAGAATGGCCTGAGGTCAAGAACTTCAATGATCCAGGGGAAGGTGCGAGGGGAGCTGTAAGCGAAGAGCACAATCTCCAAGCAGCATGCCAGGAGGGAGCGGTGAAAGAGATCCTGTTCCAGGAGAGCCTGGAGAGACCACAGAAAATGCCACTGGCCTCAGATTTGGAAAACAGAAGTTGGAATTTTGTGGCACTAACACTACACAGCTTATTATTGGAAAGAAGCTGGCTTCTTCTCCTGTCCACAGCCTCCTTTTGACAGCAAAGTTGAGGACACCAGAAGCAGAGCAACAACACcaaaattattacattttgcATGCTATGGACAAATGAACTGGTCTCCTTGCTATGCATCATGAAGCGGAGCCAATGCAGCTAACATGAAATATTGATACTGTTCATTGGATaaagaagagaataaaagtTATGGTCCATAAAGTTGTGATTCTAGAAGGCAACACAAATTCAGATGTTTAGTTATGACAGTTATACTGGTTTAAACAgtagaagaaaaatgcattttagcAGCTCCCATGTATTTCCCATTTCTAGTATTAACAATATACAAAGAGTGCTTTACAGTGCTTTGTTCTGGAACTGCCTGAAGATAAACTCCAAGAAACAGTTATAAAAAGTGTTCACATCTTTCACTGGTTCTTTACTTACAGTCAGATCCTTCCCATGCAGTCTCCGTGTTTCTTGCACCATTATAGTCTCCAAGATTTTATAGTACAAGATCTCTGCCAGTTTTAATCTGTTTACagcaaaatctgaaatttaaaatcaaCAGAGATGAAGTCCAATGCCACTGGCACAAACAGGGTTAAGACTAAACAGACCAGCACCTGTCCTCATCCAAAACAATAGTTCATGTGTGTATGTACAGACTttgcaaacaaaaaatgttcagaaatgCACTAGTCCCAAGTACAGCATGAAATTCCATAAATACTTTAAAGGATTATTTATTGTAGTATTTCTTGTGATGTAATTTTGCAATAATAATTTTCCTATTTGCTTTCAGTTTCCTTTACATTTTAAAGCTAACAAGAATCCAAGTTTACATTTGTTAAGAGTTGCTTTTCCACGACTTCTTGGTTATCCCAGTTTGAACTCCAGCCTTGGGTTTACTCTACCATAAATTTTTAGTGTACTGTTTGACAGCAGTGGTTTTCTGCTTGGGTGTATCCTGAGATAAAACCAGCTCCACtatattaaatacagaaaacaggATTGGCATGCATTCTGTCTGCCCTGGTTTAGTATTTGGAAACATCCCATGCCTTTCCCTCCATACCTATGTGAGATCCTGGCTGCTCATCCGTTGACTGGGTGTAGCTGCAACAGAAGATCTCACCAATTTCCTTCACTCTGCTCGTGATGCTTTCCAAGGGGCTGCGGGCACAAGACCTGAAGCCGAAGGCAAAGAAAAGCCTTGTTTGTATAAATTAATgtccagtttaaaaaaacaaatatcaAGAAACAACAAtacaaccaaaataaaataagccaGTTATACTGAGCATTCCTCATCAGCAAGAACCTGTATTACACAGACAgaggaaaacataaaacataTACAAGTACTGTGTCCTCTCTTCCTAACAGGGCCAGGGAGGATATGCAGATCCTTGGAACAAACCCAGGAGAAAGCAAGAACTacagcagcacagtgaggaGAAAGATGAACCTGCCAGGAGTTAGGAGCAAGGATGCTGCAGCAggcaaccaaccaaccaaaggCATCCATGACACCACACAGGCCAGGCTCTGTTTGAGGGAGCACAGAAAAACTTAgagggaagaggcagcagcatAGATTACACAGTCCAAACTACAGTTCCTCCACTTCTTCCAGGGACACAGTATATATACCCCAGTGCTTGCTGAACTCGTATCCAAGATGAGCAAAGTATTCATCACAGCTCTTGCTAAAGGTTTACTCAATTCTTATCCCCATTTTAATATTTACCTCTCTGTTTACAACGTGGTTTATTATTTGGAACAAATACATGTTTTATTAGAGATTACAGACACATTAATGTCTTAATTATATAGTATAAATAGTATCAGTCCTTATAAAAACAATCGAAGAAGCATTCAAAATAAATCATCCCACAGAGCACAGTTGTAAACTGCTTTAAGAACTAGTACTAGCAAAAGTTTCAAATACACATGACTCCAAAGATGAGAATGGCAAGTAATATTTTTAACCTGTTTATGATGGTTACTTTAAAAACACACTGCTTTTGCACTTCAAAGTTTAAGTTCTAATACTAAATGTCCATTCTGATTTATAAAAATACACCTGAGAGACCTTACACCATAATACAGCAGGACCTTAACTTGGAAAGATAGTAGGCAAACACCTAGCATCTTTACAGGTATTTACTATTCAATTACTGGTTTTTATGAGCTATGCTCAGGGAAGAAGGCAGGAATCTGAAGCGTGCTCAGGGAACAGTCACCTGAACATCCCGAGTGGGAAACACAGCTGCTGCTATTCCAGGTCAGCACTGACAGTGACCAGTTTCACTGCAAGGCTCATCCTTGTGCCATGGGATTAGACCAACACACCCTGAAGTAGTGTGAAGGAAAAATGGGCAGCCTGTAGGCTGCTTTTAGTTTTATCTTCCCAGCTGAGGGCAAAGACTGCAGATTCCTCACCCAAACATTTCCGCCCTCCGTCAAAACCTCCACCAACATGGTTATTACCACATCCTTCAATGGAGAAGTACTTGTTTAAAATGtagacaaacaaaaaaggcatttgGCTTTCAAGCAGACAAATAAACATCAGCAAAAGCTGAAGCTCCATTAACACAATGGTGGTGACAAGTCAGATGCAGGGGGGGCTGTATTCAGCCACCCTTCTCCAGATGAGATCTAGGAAACAGAAGATCCTGCAACAAGAAATAATACAGAAACAcagaccaaaggaaaaaaaaaagccaaaagatGAGTTTCTGTGTCAATGAGAGCAGCTGAAGTGGACACACTCACTCAAAAATAGCTGTAAGTTGTTCACTTGGTGCATTTTTCAACCCCGCCACCATGCTTTGCAAACGGCTCACGCTCTGTGTGGCCGAAGCCACAGGAGTGATGGTAGCTTCCTTTTCTCGCAGGTATCTTCTGCCAGTCAGTGGAGTTGAAGGTGCAAATGATCTTTTCTGtcagacagagaaaaataataaatagaaatCAGCCAACAAAACTGTTTCAATTATCTTCCAAATGAGCATCTCCTGCAAAATTCCTTCAAAGATTAAAATGACACCACTATTTCAACCACGTGAAGGCTTCATCAAACCTGTGAGCTCAGAAGTGACTAAAAATGACCCATTTTCTCAGGACTCCATAAATATAACAAATCTTCGAGCAGCCAAAAATTAAAGAGATTTTACAACTAAAACATGGTAAAACAAGACCTAAAAtcttaaaatctgaaaatttttaGCCTCATTCGAATACTGAAAATACagggtgaggaagaggaagcacACGCTTCCATTCTCAGTCTCTGACTGTATTAGCTGTGACACAAGGAGTAGGGGGCAGAGCTGACCAGGAGAGGTTCACAGGAGAACATTCCTTGGGGAATCGACCTCCCTTCATCCAAAGGATGAAGTGGCACTGAGCGGATGGAGCTGCATGGACTGCACTTACCTGTTTGTATCCTGCTCTCTGGAAGTGATACAATAAAGTTTTTGGATTTAATTATCTGAACTGACAACATTCTGAAGATATGAGGCAAATAATGAGAAAAGGTTAAGCCTGCAGTCATTATGTATAAACAGTAACATCATTATACTAGAGAAACTGAAGCCCAGATTTAATAAAACTCATTCCAAACTCCTGTCTTTAATTTGCATGAATATGAAATACACTTATATTTAGGAGAAAAAGCTAAAACATATGATTCATTTACACTAGCACCAGCATCTTAGAATaagaattcttattttttaattgacatGTAAATCAAACAGCACATGGCTTTCACACAGCCAGTACTATTTTTTACCTTATCCAAGATTCCCCTTATCCAAAAAGTGATCAAGCAACTGTTTTCCTGCATGTCAGCttcattaaatacattttatatttttagacATACTGACACATTAACTCTGTTTATAGGCTACTTTTTGTAATGAAGAGAGGCTTTATTGAAGTTTATGCATGAATCTTATTTTCCATAGAAGAGTAGGGAAGTTGACTTTTCCTTTCTAAGACAGGAAACAgtgggaaaataaattaattctgtgTTGTGGTATGATTATGGGGTATAAATGAAGCTTGATCAAAACTGAGACCTACATCTTTGGGTATTAATTACTTACCGATTTTTCTTGATCAAAAGTAGACTATACACATGAAAGCACTCTCATTCTGTTTAAGGAATAGTTATTTGAAAAAttccacaggaaagaaaatatcacCTTTTCTCCTTAGCAAGACAGCACTGAAGACTGTGTTCACCATCTTCCTCgcaggaagaagaaatttcaAGTCATCTCAAGGATTCAAAGAGTGTATAAGGATAGGAAAACTTGAAGGAGAACTTCAGGTGAGCTCGCCATGTTAAATGAATCACCTTTTCAAAATGTTGCTGCAGATGACATTCCATGTGAGCTCTTGCTGCCGTTTTCTCTCCTGGCACATCTGCAGGGAATTTTCGAGTGCCAATTTCTTCTTCAGCTTCAGCTCCCAGGAAAACTCTCTCATCAAAGTCACCCACAGTCAGAACATACTCTTCATATTCTTTATTCAGTGTTTTGCTGAAAGAGAAGCCCAGGTTCCATACCAAAGGTTTAACTGCTGAAGACACAAAGGTGCCTCAGAGAGCACAGGtacaaccccaaaccaacagaGGGTCAGAGTTTCATGCTCTGGACAGCAGTGCTACTCCCACCTCCCTGAGCAACCTGCCCCCAgtcatccctgcctgcccttggACCCAAACCCTCTCCAGGATCACTGCTGGAATCATTCTTCCACCAGCATTTGGAGCTCAGTAAGAAGAGGGAAAACCCAATTTTGCTTTCACACCAGTTGTGAATAAACCAGTCTGGAAGtgctcagctgggcagaggTTAAATCTGTGCAAACACAGAGCAACCAAGGAGAACTGCACCCTACTCACTCTGCTGGATTTCTGGGTTTGCCAGTCTGTAACCCATTATTTTCCTAATGGTGCAGAAGAGGGGAAAGTGAGGAGTTACCTGCCTGGGTTTTATTTCCAAAAACACCACTGACATGTGAGACCAAACaaatccttcattttctttattcCAGCAAGCTCAACTGGAAAAAAGGAATGTTTAATCCCACCAAGGTTGCAAAGCTTTAAACATATCCTTGGGAAGTAGAATGGAACTTCTGGATGAAAATCAGAAATGGCTCGCATCAATaatcctgcctgcagctgtgccaggaatgCAGTCCCAGCATATATAATAATGGAATTTAACAATGTATTACTGACACAAGCAACTCTGTGATCCCACAGGAAATCTGACTGTATCACAGTTTCAGCTGCCCCATGTCTTTTAGGAAAAAGTAAAGGTCTGTGGAAAGTaggacaaaaaaccccagagatgCTTACAAGCATCTCTGAGATGTCAGACTACTTGCAAAAGAACAGGGAATACTGTATCATTCTATCTAACAGTGTTCCTGAAGGAATactattaattttaaagcagaaatactACGAGAAATTCAATGTCCAATGATCAAAGAAATGAGTTTATATCTACATTGAGGTGTTATCTGCATTGTTAAAACAATTGAGTCTTTCAAAAAAATTCCCGAAGCAAACCAACAAGTTAAAAGTTCacaaacaaaaggcaaaaaaaatttaataggTATTTTTGAAATATACGAAAAAAAGGCCAATTGACAAGGATTTTTTATAGTTTGCATTTACAGTAGCTTTCAGAGGTGAATTCCAAATTTCTGAAACAACTACACTTGCCTCTCACAGAAATTGTTCAcctttttttgtggttttgaaattgttgcttccttttcttttgagtCTATCTGCTGCATCCACAGATTTATACACTCAATTAGAGACAGAGAAATCAATTTAGAGATTTCCCTGCTTGGGCATAATACATGTATAAAAACACATCTGTGATCTTCAGAGACAAGGTTATGATTTGCATTACATTATTCAAAGGTTACAGTTGCCAGAAAATCAGAGCAAACACCACAAAACTTGACATTGAGAACGACTCTCTGCAGCTTGAACCCCTGATATtggccacacctcaaatccagAAAGTGTTTCAGCTAGAGAGCAGCTTTGATGGTCAAATAATCAAAATCCATTTGATATGGCAAAACAAAGGAACAGGAAAACAGAGATTTAGTACACAAAGGCCTGTGCTTCAGACATGAACCAAGCCCTACAATTAAGCACAAAATCTGTATCTTACCTATTTTCTGTAAAGTTGCAAAGATCCAACAGACAATCTCCTTTTAAGATCTACgaataaaaaagcagaaatatttttgataataaaatcaaaactgtTTCAAGCGTGCGGGCATGATGGTTTtagttaaaaaagaaaggagatttAGGCACCTAACtagtctcttttttttgtctAGACTAAAGGGCTACAGTGCCATTACCAAGACAGAGTACAAAGTCCAACTGGATCCAAGCTCCAGACAAATTCACTGCTCAGAGGCAGCCCTGAAATGTGACATCTGTTCActgctgggttaggaactggctcAATGAGCAACTGCAAAGAAGCTTCACAGAGCTTGGAAAACATTTCCAGGATCAGAACTAGACAGGACAATTTGTACATCTGCAACCTCAACCTCTCCTTCTAAAGCATTTTGCTCAACTTCAAGACAAGCAGCAGGACCCACACTCCCACAACAGACATCCTATACAATTATTTCACAAGGagatcactttttttttgcctgaagaAAACACCATCCTCCATGATTCAGTTTCACACTGccaagaaagggaagaaaagctttttcacTGACATAAAAAGCTGAAACAGAGGAGACCTTACAGCACATAGCATTACAAGTGTGAGGGAATCCTACTCGTgctaaaatacaaagaaaaccCGAGCCAGCCTGAGCTCGTTTGCTCATTTCCTTTGCTCTCCCCTGTGGAACCTGCAGGACTTAAATGGTCTTGAGACCACCACATGCTCATAGAACTCGTGAGATGTACCTTCCTATCAAACAGCTTTGCAATGTATGGTTTGAAGTAGTGCTCCTTTATGCCTTTCGCTTCCACAAGGAGCCCGTCGTGCAGCTCGCAGAGCACGGCAATGATGCAGGGAGGATCCTCAGAGGCTTTGATCTCTAGAGTGTGGAATTCCACTGGTAAGCCTGGGAaccaggaggagaagggaagacaACCAACTTTCAACTTCATTTCAAATGAGCCAAGAGAACAATGCACAGTTGATTGTAAATAATCTGTCCCCACCATACCTTTAAATGATGGATTTAGCAAATCTCTTCTGTTTGGACAAAGAAGGGCATTGGCAAAAATCAGgtccaagcagcacagaagcaaATGATAGGAATTTACTAAATCATCTCCAATCATACGGAAATTACCTTTAAGAGACAGCACATCACGTCAAGCAACACAACAGAAGTTCATAGCGGCGAATGCGTACAAACCATGCAGGAAATCAAGCAGCCTACCCTTAGTGTACACAAAGAGAGTCCAGCAGAAGTTGAAGAGATCTTTGACGCTGCACGGCACCCGCCTGTCACCGAGAAAAATGGGGGGAGAATTTACTCTTCAGTTACAGGAAGCCAAACCTTGTTCTATAGTACAAATTTCATTCCATTTCCCTTCTCAAAacaacagctggagctgctgtctTAATTCCACATTAAGGCACAGTCTAAGATACATGTCCTGAGTTCAGCTCTCACTGCCTGACAGACAGTGCCCAACCTGGCTCCACAGAGTGTCCTGCACACATCCACAAGTTCCTGACCCTGTTCCCAAGCCAAAGGCTGCCTCTGGCCTCTGACCTTGCCATGCTATTCTGCTGGTGTCACACCTCCCACAGAACCCTCCTGCAGCCACAAGTGGGGAGGTGACAAAGGTTATATAAATTCCAGTCATGGCTTTTCTGAAATCTTTTACTAAAGCATCAGCCATGCCTTCAGAACACGCTTGTACTACAGCTCAGCCGCTGACTCCTGTTGGGAGAACTATCCAAGCCCATGGAGCTGGAAGACCAAGGAAGACATGACTCAGCCCACAGAGCAGCCAAAGCTGCAGTGGCACCAACCAATACTGCTCTGAGAAAGGAACACAAACAGCACCCAACAAAGCACCTTCCTCTGCACTCTTGCCTGTGGATGTGGAGCTACACTGGACCATTGTATCAGAACAATTATCCCCcgtcttgggttgaaaaaatATAAccagaaatgtgttttctattttcatctgttgaaaccggttgggagatattgttctttatctcttgtaactctagggggggaagagggcggatgccttctgttaatgggacacctgataacaccagataaggcagtgccttcttatctcttcctccacccattcTCCTCCGAGGGTATCACTTGTGAATGGGCCATgtaaggcctctcacatgactgataacatcacctcattccattgggagatgctccacccagcgggaggagccaaagcctttccaccggcataaaaccagcaatcctaaacaccaagatagcctgtttccactggattcccagaggatgactggcCCATCTTGCCAGCATTGgaccctttttttctacaggatcacctctatttcacagaacaacatctgttactccaggaggatttatttggactgcttccaacaccctgacaacagggtgtcaggttgtatctctgactctgtcagagttttctaggagttttgtttgtttgcttgtttggtttttttgtactgctgcatttgtattttttaatattcctaataaagaactgttattcctattcccatatttttgcctgaaagcccctaattgcaaaattataataatttggagggagggtt contains:
- the RBL1 gene encoding retinoblastoma-like protein 1 isoform X1; its protein translation is MALPGAADPGAAVERLCRELNLDAASAAEALRDFTALRGTYSLEGEALHWLVCALYVACRRSRVPTVGSSPMEGNGVSLTRILRSARLSLIQFFSKMKKWMDMSNLPQEFRERVERLERNFEVSTVIFKKFEPIFFDIFQNPYEETSKPHRSRKQRRVPCSVKDLFNFCWTLFVYTKGNFRMIGDDLVNSYHLLLCCLDLIFANALLCPNRRDLLNPSFKGLPVEFHTLEIKASEDPPCIIAVLCELHDGLLVEAKGIKEHYFKPYIAKLFDRKILKGDCLLDLCNFTENSKTLNKEYEEYVLTVGDFDERVFLGAEAEEEIGTRKFPADVPGEKTAARAHMECHLQQHFEKKRSFAPSTPLTGRRYLREKEATITPVASATQSVSRLQSMVAGLKNAPSEQLTAIFESCARSPLESITSRVKEIGEIFCCSYTQSTDEQPGSHIDFAVNRLKLAEILYYKILETIMVQETRRLHGKDLTALLEQDLFHRSLLACCLEIVLFAYSSPRTFPWIIEVLDLRPFYFYKVIEVLIRSEEGLSRDMVKHLNSIEEQILESLAWTQNSALWNALEASENKVPTCEEVIFPSNFEASNGGSGFGHLPMMPLSPIIHPRVKEVRTDLGGSLRRDMQPLSPISVHERYSSPTAGSAKRRLFGDDSPKEMQMEKILMKGTKLTIAPASSIGAENVSTSPAQTVLTMTTTTGPGKARQKVTIPLHGIANDMGGITLIPISINLGQPCKVDAQAPCHPPGNQAQEVQLPAASKPRRTGSLALFYRKVYHLASVRLRDLCLKLDVSNDLRRKIWTCFEFTLVHCADLMKDRHLDQLLLCAFYIMAKVTKEERTFQDIMRSYRNQPQANSHVYRSVLLRNTSDDVLLDKNANPDMDMTEDSSVKAGSSLGRSAAENSSESGTEERGDLIKFYNTVYVGRVKSFALKYDITNQDHAMEAPPLSPFPSIRQQPVSPRRISQQHSVYVSPHKNGACLTPRTALLYRFNGSPSKSLKDINNMIKQGEHRSKKRAITIDSDTESPTKRLCQENDDVLLKRLQDVVSERANH
- the RBL1 gene encoding retinoblastoma-like protein 1 isoform X2, whose translation is MALPGAADPGAAVERLCRELNLDAASAAEALRDFTALRGTYSLEGEALHWLVCALYVACRRSRVPTVGSSPMEGNGVSLTRILRSARLSLIQFFSKMKKWMDMSNLPQEFRERVERLERNFEVSTVIFKKFEPIFFDIFQNPYEETSKPHRSRKQRRVPCSVKDLFNFCWTLFVYTKGLPVEFHTLEIKASEDPPCIIAVLCELHDGLLVEAKGIKEHYFKPYIAKLFDRKILKGDCLLDLCNFTENSKTLNKEYEEYVLTVGDFDERVFLGAEAEEEIGTRKFPADVPGEKTAARAHMECHLQQHFEKKRSFAPSTPLTGRRYLREKEATITPVASATQSVSRLQSMVAGLKNAPSEQLTAIFESCARSPLESITSRVKEIGEIFCCSYTQSTDEQPGSHIDFAVNRLKLAEILYYKILETIMVQETRRLHGKDLTALLEQDLFHRSLLACCLEIVLFAYSSPRTFPWIIEVLDLRPFYFYKVIEVLIRSEEGLSRDMVKHLNSIEEQILESLAWTQNSALWNALEASENKVPTCEEVIFPSNFEASNGGSGFGHLPMMPLSPIIHPRVKEVRTDLGGSLRRDMQPLSPISVHERYSSPTAGSAKRRLFGDDSPKEMQMEKILMKGTKLTIAPASSIGAENVSTSPAQTVLTMTTTTGPGKARQKVTIPLHGIANDMGGITLIPISINLGQPCKVDAQAPCHPPGNQAQEVQLPAASKPRRTGSLALFYRKVYHLASVRLRDLCLKLDVSNDLRRKIWTCFEFTLVHCADLMKDRHLDQLLLCAFYIMAKVTKEERTFQDIMRSYRNQPQANSHVYRSVLLRNTSDDVLLDKNANPDMDMTEDSSVKAGSSLGRSAAENSSESGTEERGDLIKFYNTVYVGRVKSFALKYDITNQDHAMEAPPLSPFPSIRQQPVSPRRISQQHSVYVSPHKNGACLTPRTALLYRFNGSPSKSLKDINNMIKQGEHRSKKRAITIDSDTESPTKRLCQENDDVLLKRLQDVVSERANH